From the Gadus chalcogrammus isolate NIFS_2021 chromosome 15, NIFS_Gcha_1.0, whole genome shotgun sequence genome, one window contains:
- the pla2g12b gene encoding group XIIB secretory phospholipase A2-like protein isoform X2, translating into MLLRHGSLPLLLLLWLATAQGATLATLYQAQEEANPSAEPADLAGLPAVEAPVADAALNDPAPDALAGRPDAGPEAQEALTESTEAPEPQPEAAVAREPLSNSIEAEEPQTDSGDAKDPASNSIDAKEPQPDSTEAQEPQPDSTEAQEPVPETGGAKEPLPESGGPQEPLPESGGPQEPLPESGGPQEPLPESGGPQEPLPESGGPQEPLPESGGPQDSLTDSTEAQDPLPETGVSQDPTPDTLVSDGDVETEATQDPMELSPVAADLSDDSDAPDLSAQETLPEEEWAGVPGNTELQTGKEAEDSGGWGLSGLRGSFQTINGYFDSMVELVGGRNGVCQYRCRHGSIPQPRPDYQIPEPDGCTSSLIGMQFDLGIPAMTQCCDKLDQCYDTCGSSKSRCDSKFRWCLHSLCTDLKTSLGFVSKVKACESGADALYNTVSTLGCRPYMNSQRAACVCTEEEREEL; encoded by the exons ATGCTGCTACGCCACGgatcccttcccctcctcctgctcctctggcTGGCCACGGCTCAGGGCGCCACCCTGGCAACCCTCTAccaggcccaggaggaagccaACCCCAGCGCCGAGCCCGCCGACCTGGCCGGACTCCCCGCCGTCGAGGCCCCGGTGGCGGACGCTGCCCTGAACGACCCGGCGCCCGACGCTCTCGCCGGCCGGCCGGACGCTGGACCGGAGGCCCAGGAAGCTCTGACTGAGTCCACAGAAGCCCCGGAACCTCAGCCTGAGGCCGCAGTGGCCCGGGAACCTCTGTCTAACTCAATAGAGGCAGAGGAACCTCAGACCGACTCTGGGGATGCCAAGGATCCTGCGTCTAACTCGATAGATGCCAAGGAACCTCAGCCTGACTCCACAGAAGCCCAGGAACCTCAGCCTGACTCCACAGAAGCCCAGGAACCTGTCCCTGAGACTGGAGGAGCCAAGGAACCTCTCCCTGAGTCTGGAGGTCCCCAGGAACCTCTCCCTGAGTCTGGAGGTCCCCAGGAACCTCTCCCTGAGTCTGGAGGTCCCCAGGAACCTCTCCCTGAGTCTGGAGGTCCCCAGGAACCTCTCCCTGAGTCTGGAGGTCCCCAGGAACCTCTCCCTGAGAGTGGAGGACCCCAGGATTCTCTGACCGACTCGACAGAAGCCCAGGACCCTCTCCCTGAGACCGGAGTCTCCCAGGACCCCACGCCAGACACTCTAGTCTCTGACGGTGACGTCGAGACCGAAGCGACCCAGGATCCCATGGAGCTGAGCCCGGTGGCCGCAGACCTCTCCGACGACTCGGACGCCCCCGATCTGTCCGCGCAGGAGACCCTCCCGGAGGAGGAGTGGGCGGGGGTTCCGGGGAACACGGAGCTCCAGACAGGGAAGGAAGCGGAGGACTCTGGCGGCTGGGGCCTGAGTGGGCTGAGGGGCAGCTTCCAGACCATCAACGGATACTTTGACTCcatggtggagctggtgggagGACGCAACGGAGTGTGTCAGTACCGCTGCCGACACG GCTCGATCCCTCAGCCCCGGCCCGACTACCAGATCCCAGAGCCAGATGGCTGCACCTCGTCTCTGATTGGAATGCAG TTTGACCTGGGCATCCCCGCCATGACGCAGTGCTGCGACAAGCTGGACCAGTGCTACGACACGTGCGGCTCCAGCAAGTCCCGCTGCGACTCCAAGTTCCGCTGGTGCCTCCACAGCCTCTGCACCGACCTCAAGACGAGCCTGGGCTTCGTCtccaaggtcaaag CCTGTGAGTCGGGGGCAGACGCCCTGTACAACACGGTGTCGACCCTGGGCTGCAGGCCCTACATGAACAGCCAGAGGGCGGCGTGCGTCTGcacggaggaggagcgggaggagctgTAA
- the pla2g12b gene encoding group XIIB secretory phospholipase A2-like protein isoform X1, whose amino-acid sequence MLLRHGSLPLLLLLWLATAQGATLATLYQAQEEANPSAEPADLAGLPAVEAPVADAALNDPAPDALAGRPDAGPEAQEALTESTEAPEPQPEAAVAREPLSNSIEAEEPQTDSGDAKDPASNSIDAKEPQPDSTEAQEPQPDSTEAQEPVPETGGAKEPLPESGGPQEPLPESGGPQEPLPESGGPQEPLPESGGPQEPLPESGGPQEPLPESGGPQDSLTDSTEAQDPLPETGVSQDPTPDTLVSDGDVETEATQDPMELSPVAADLSDDSDAPDLSAQETLPEEEWAGVPGNTELQTGKEAEDSGGWGLSGLRGSFQTINGYFDSMVELVGGRNGVCQYRCRHGSIPQPRPDYQIPEPDGCTSSLIGMQVEGPFDLGIPAMTQCCDKLDQCYDTCGSSKSRCDSKFRWCLHSLCTDLKTSLGFVSKVKACESGADALYNTVSTLGCRPYMNSQRAACVCTEEEREEL is encoded by the exons ATGCTGCTACGCCACGgatcccttcccctcctcctgctcctctggcTGGCCACGGCTCAGGGCGCCACCCTGGCAACCCTCTAccaggcccaggaggaagccaACCCCAGCGCCGAGCCCGCCGACCTGGCCGGACTCCCCGCCGTCGAGGCCCCGGTGGCGGACGCTGCCCTGAACGACCCGGCGCCCGACGCTCTCGCCGGCCGGCCGGACGCTGGACCGGAGGCCCAGGAAGCTCTGACTGAGTCCACAGAAGCCCCGGAACCTCAGCCTGAGGCCGCAGTGGCCCGGGAACCTCTGTCTAACTCAATAGAGGCAGAGGAACCTCAGACCGACTCTGGGGATGCCAAGGATCCTGCGTCTAACTCGATAGATGCCAAGGAACCTCAGCCTGACTCCACAGAAGCCCAGGAACCTCAGCCTGACTCCACAGAAGCCCAGGAACCTGTCCCTGAGACTGGAGGAGCCAAGGAACCTCTCCCTGAGTCTGGAGGTCCCCAGGAACCTCTCCCTGAGTCTGGAGGTCCCCAGGAACCTCTCCCTGAGTCTGGAGGTCCCCAGGAACCTCTCCCTGAGTCTGGAGGTCCCCAGGAACCTCTCCCTGAGTCTGGAGGTCCCCAGGAACCTCTCCCTGAGAGTGGAGGACCCCAGGATTCTCTGACCGACTCGACAGAAGCCCAGGACCCTCTCCCTGAGACCGGAGTCTCCCAGGACCCCACGCCAGACACTCTAGTCTCTGACGGTGACGTCGAGACCGAAGCGACCCAGGATCCCATGGAGCTGAGCCCGGTGGCCGCAGACCTCTCCGACGACTCGGACGCCCCCGATCTGTCCGCGCAGGAGACCCTCCCGGAGGAGGAGTGGGCGGGGGTTCCGGGGAACACGGAGCTCCAGACAGGGAAGGAAGCGGAGGACTCTGGCGGCTGGGGCCTGAGTGGGCTGAGGGGCAGCTTCCAGACCATCAACGGATACTTTGACTCcatggtggagctggtgggagGACGCAACGGAGTGTGTCAGTACCGCTGCCGACACG GCTCGATCCCTCAGCCCCGGCCCGACTACCAGATCCCAGAGCCAGATGGCTGCACCTCGTCTCTGATTGGAATGCAGGTAGAAGGACCT TTTGACCTGGGCATCCCCGCCATGACGCAGTGCTGCGACAAGCTGGACCAGTGCTACGACACGTGCGGCTCCAGCAAGTCCCGCTGCGACTCCAAGTTCCGCTGGTGCCTCCACAGCCTCTGCACCGACCTCAAGACGAGCCTGGGCTTCGTCtccaaggtcaaag CCTGTGAGTCGGGGGCAGACGCCCTGTACAACACGGTGTCGACCCTGGGCTGCAGGCCCTACATGAACAGCCAGAGGGCGGCGTGCGTCTGcacggaggaggagcgggaggagctgTAA
- the pde10a gene encoding cAMP and cAMP-inhibited cGMP 3',5'-cyclic phosphodiesterase 10A isoform X2 yields the protein MSKKRKSPEDGDVEEFAPAGCSHQGLTDEKVKAYLSVHPQILEDFVSESVSAETLDRWLRRKTSGRPADDASAKDVSRYQDTDMQGVVHELNSYMEQRLDTGGDNKLLLYELCNIIKTATKADGFALYFLGECNNSLCLFTPTGAKDGPPCLIPSGPIAFGTTIAAHVAKTRKTLLVEDLKGDERFPDGTGHDSGIHVHSVLCLPILTAIGDLIAILELHRQWGKDPFNLSHQEVATANLAWASVAIHQVQVCRGLAKQTELNDFLLDVSKTYFDNIVAIDSLLEHIMIYAKNLVNADRCALFQVDHNNKELYSDLFDIGEENEGKPVFRKTKEIRFSIEKGIAGQVARTGEVLNIPDAYADPRFNREVDLKTGYTTRNILCMPIVSRGTVIGVVQMVNKRSGSAFTKTDENNFKMFAVFCALALHCANMYHRIRHSECIYRVTMEKLSYHSICTSEEWKTLTQLNLPTPIYKEIELFHFDISPFEEIWPAVFVYMVHSSCGKTSFELEKLCRFTMSVRKNYRRVPYHNWKHAVTVAHCMYAILQKTTGIFTELEKKGLLIACLCHDLDHRGYSNTYLQKFDHPLAALYSTSTMEQHHFSQTVSILQLEGHNIFSNLTSSEYEQVLEIIRKAIIATDLALYFGNRQQLAEMLTLRGLDLNNHTHRDRVIGLMMTACDLCSVTKLWPITRLTANDIYAEFWAEGDEMKKIGLQPIPMMDRDKKDDIPQGQVGFYNAVAVPCYTTLSELFPPSGPLLRACKENLTQWEMIARGEVEDVPRRPLEREDVVEAPPRGSSPVKVDN from the exons TACCAGGACACTGACATGCAGGGAGTCGTGCACGAGCTCAACAGCTACATGGAACAACGGCTGGACACTGGAGGAGACAATAAGCTGCTGCTTTATGAGTTGTGCAACATTATCAAGACAG CAACAAAAGCTGATGGATTTGCACTTTACTTCTTGGGAGAATGCAACAAC AGTCTGTGTTTGTTCACTCCAACAGGGGCCAAGGACGGGCCCCCATGCCTCATCCCATCCGGTCCTATAGCTTTCGGGACCACTATCGCCGCTCACGTTGCCAAGACTCGCAAAACACTGCTGGTTGAGGACCTGAAAGGG GATGAACGCTTCCCGGACGGCACAGGGCATGACTCAGGGATCCATGTTCACTCAGTCCTGTGCCTCCCAATCCTAACTGCCATCGGGGACCTCATCGCCATCCTGGAACTCCACCGGCAGTGGGGCAAGGACCCCTTCAACCTCAGCCACCAGGAG gttgcTACAGCTAACCTAGCATGGGCGTCTGTAGCCATCCACCAAGTACAG GTGTGCAGAGGACTCGCCAAACAGACTGAGCTCAATGATTTCCTACTAGATGTGTCAAA AACCTACTTTGACAACATTGTCGCAATAGATTCTCTACTTGAACATATTATG ATATATGCAAAAAACTTGGTGAATGCGGACAGATGTGCACTCTTCCAGGTGGACCACAATAACAAAGAACTCTACTCCGACCTCTTCGACATCGGGGAAGAGAACGAGGGAAAGCCCGTCTTTAGGAAAACCAAAGAAATCAG GTTTTCTATAGAGAAGGGGATTGCCGGCCAGGTGGCCCGCACCGGGGAGGTTCTGAACATTCCAGACGCCTATGCAGACCCGCGGTTCAACCG CGAAGTGGACCTGAAGACGGGCTACACCACCCGGAACATCCTGTGCATGCCCATCGTGAGTCGGGGCACCGTCATCGGCGTGGTGCAGATGGTCAACAAGCGCAGTGGAAGTGCCTTCACCAAAACGGACGAGAACAACTTCAAGATGTTCGCCGTCTTCTGCGCGCTGGCCTTACACTGTGCAAAC ATGTACCACCGGATTCGGCATTCAGAGTGCATCTACAGAGTCACCATGGAGAAGCTCTCGTACCACAGCATCTGCACCTCGGAGGAGTGGAAGACCCTGACCCAGCTCAACCTCCCCACGCCCATATACAAGGAGATAGAACT GTTCCACTTTGACATCAGTCCCTTTGAGGAGATCTGGCCGGCCGTCTTCGTCTACATGGTGCACAGCTCCTGTGGGAAAACCAg CTTCGAGCTGGAGAAGCTCTGCCGCTTCACCATGTCCGTGCGGAAGAACTACCGGCGGGTCCCGTACCACAACTGGAAGCACGCCGTCACGGTGGCCCACTGCATGTACGCCATCCTGCAGAAGACCACCGGCATCTTCACCGAACTAGag AAGAAGGGTCTGCTGATCGCCTGCCTGTGCCACGACCTGGACCACCGCGGCTACAGCAACACGTACCTGCAGAAGTTCGACCACCCGCTGGCGGCGCTGTACTCCACCTCCACTATGGAGCAGCACCACTTCTCCCAGACCGTCTCGATCCTGCAG CTGGAAGGGCACAATATTTTCTCCAACCTGACTTCCAGCGAGTACGAGCAGGTGCTCGAGATCATCCGCAAGGCCATCATCGCCACCGACCTGGCGCTCTACTTCGGCAACCGCCAGCAGCTGGCCGAGATGCTGACCCTACGCGGCCTGGACCTCAACAACCACACCCACAG GGACCGTGTGATTGGTCTGATGATGACAGCATGTGACTTGTGCTCCGTCACCAAGCTGTGGCCAATCACGCGACTCACGGCCAACGACATCTACGCTGAGTTCTGGGCCGAG ggAGACGAGATGAAGAAGATCGGCCTGCAGCCCATTCCCATGATGGACCGAGATAAGAAGGACGACATCCCACAGGGCCAG GTGGGATTCTATAACGCCGTGGCTGTGCCGTGTTACACAACGCTGTCCGAGCTCTTCCCGCCATCCGGACCGCTCCTCAGGGCCTGCAA GGAGAACCTCACCCAGTGGGAGATGATCGCccggggagaggtggaggacgttCCGCGGAGGCCCTTGGAGCGCGAGGACGTCGTCGAGGCCCCCCCCCGGGGCTCCAGCCCGGTCAAGGTGGACAACTGA
- the pde10a gene encoding cAMP and cAMP-inhibited cGMP 3',5'-cyclic phosphodiesterase 10A isoform X3: MEDGPSSTSCFRRLTDCFLGASLTDEKVKAYLSVHPQILEDFVSESVSAETLDRWLRRKTSGRPADDASAKDVSRYQDTDMQGVVHELNSYMEQRLDTGGDNKLLLYELCNIIKTATKADGFALYFLGECNNSLCLFTPTGAKDGPPCLIPSGPIAFGTTIAAHVAKTRKTLLVEDLKGDERFPDGTGHDSGIHVHSVLCLPILTAIGDLIAILELHRQWGKDPFNLSHQEVATANLAWASVAIHQVQVCRGLAKQTELNDFLLDVSKTYFDNIVAIDSLLEHIMIYAKNLVNADRCALFQVDHNNKELYSDLFDIGEENEGKPVFRKTKEIRFSIEKGIAGQVARTGEVLNIPDAYADPRFNREVDLKTGYTTRNILCMPIVSRGTVIGVVQMVNKRSGSAFTKTDENNFKMFAVFCALALHCANMYHRIRHSECIYRVTMEKLSYHSICTSEEWKTLTQLNLPTPIYKEIELFHFDISPFEEIWPAVFVYMVHSSCGKTSFELEKLCRFTMSVRKNYRRVPYHNWKHAVTVAHCMYAILQKTTGIFTELEKKGLLIACLCHDLDHRGYSNTYLQKFDHPLAALYSTSTMEQHHFSQTVSILQLEGHNIFSNLTSSEYEQVLEIIRKAIIATDLALYFGNRQQLAEMLTLRGLDLNNHTHRDRVIGLMMTACDLCSVTKLWPITRLTANDIYAEFWAEGDEMKKIGLQPIPMMDRDKKDDIPQGQVGFYNAVAVPCYTTLSELFPPSGPLLRACKENLTQWEMIARGEVEDVPRRPLEREDVVEAPPRGSSPVKVDN, translated from the exons TACCAGGACACTGACATGCAGGGAGTCGTGCACGAGCTCAACAGCTACATGGAACAACGGCTGGACACTGGAGGAGACAATAAGCTGCTGCTTTATGAGTTGTGCAACATTATCAAGACAG CAACAAAAGCTGATGGATTTGCACTTTACTTCTTGGGAGAATGCAACAAC AGTCTGTGTTTGTTCACTCCAACAGGGGCCAAGGACGGGCCCCCATGCCTCATCCCATCCGGTCCTATAGCTTTCGGGACCACTATCGCCGCTCACGTTGCCAAGACTCGCAAAACACTGCTGGTTGAGGACCTGAAAGGG GATGAACGCTTCCCGGACGGCACAGGGCATGACTCAGGGATCCATGTTCACTCAGTCCTGTGCCTCCCAATCCTAACTGCCATCGGGGACCTCATCGCCATCCTGGAACTCCACCGGCAGTGGGGCAAGGACCCCTTCAACCTCAGCCACCAGGAG gttgcTACAGCTAACCTAGCATGGGCGTCTGTAGCCATCCACCAAGTACAG GTGTGCAGAGGACTCGCCAAACAGACTGAGCTCAATGATTTCCTACTAGATGTGTCAAA AACCTACTTTGACAACATTGTCGCAATAGATTCTCTACTTGAACATATTATG ATATATGCAAAAAACTTGGTGAATGCGGACAGATGTGCACTCTTCCAGGTGGACCACAATAACAAAGAACTCTACTCCGACCTCTTCGACATCGGGGAAGAGAACGAGGGAAAGCCCGTCTTTAGGAAAACCAAAGAAATCAG GTTTTCTATAGAGAAGGGGATTGCCGGCCAGGTGGCCCGCACCGGGGAGGTTCTGAACATTCCAGACGCCTATGCAGACCCGCGGTTCAACCG CGAAGTGGACCTGAAGACGGGCTACACCACCCGGAACATCCTGTGCATGCCCATCGTGAGTCGGGGCACCGTCATCGGCGTGGTGCAGATGGTCAACAAGCGCAGTGGAAGTGCCTTCACCAAAACGGACGAGAACAACTTCAAGATGTTCGCCGTCTTCTGCGCGCTGGCCTTACACTGTGCAAAC ATGTACCACCGGATTCGGCATTCAGAGTGCATCTACAGAGTCACCATGGAGAAGCTCTCGTACCACAGCATCTGCACCTCGGAGGAGTGGAAGACCCTGACCCAGCTCAACCTCCCCACGCCCATATACAAGGAGATAGAACT GTTCCACTTTGACATCAGTCCCTTTGAGGAGATCTGGCCGGCCGTCTTCGTCTACATGGTGCACAGCTCCTGTGGGAAAACCAg CTTCGAGCTGGAGAAGCTCTGCCGCTTCACCATGTCCGTGCGGAAGAACTACCGGCGGGTCCCGTACCACAACTGGAAGCACGCCGTCACGGTGGCCCACTGCATGTACGCCATCCTGCAGAAGACCACCGGCATCTTCACCGAACTAGag AAGAAGGGTCTGCTGATCGCCTGCCTGTGCCACGACCTGGACCACCGCGGCTACAGCAACACGTACCTGCAGAAGTTCGACCACCCGCTGGCGGCGCTGTACTCCACCTCCACTATGGAGCAGCACCACTTCTCCCAGACCGTCTCGATCCTGCAG CTGGAAGGGCACAATATTTTCTCCAACCTGACTTCCAGCGAGTACGAGCAGGTGCTCGAGATCATCCGCAAGGCCATCATCGCCACCGACCTGGCGCTCTACTTCGGCAACCGCCAGCAGCTGGCCGAGATGCTGACCCTACGCGGCCTGGACCTCAACAACCACACCCACAG GGACCGTGTGATTGGTCTGATGATGACAGCATGTGACTTGTGCTCCGTCACCAAGCTGTGGCCAATCACGCGACTCACGGCCAACGACATCTACGCTGAGTTCTGGGCCGAG ggAGACGAGATGAAGAAGATCGGCCTGCAGCCCATTCCCATGATGGACCGAGATAAGAAGGACGACATCCCACAGGGCCAG GTGGGATTCTATAACGCCGTGGCTGTGCCGTGTTACACAACGCTGTCCGAGCTCTTCCCGCCATCCGGACCGCTCCTCAGGGCCTGCAA GGAGAACCTCACCCAGTGGGAGATGATCGCccggggagaggtggaggacgttCCGCGGAGGCCCTTGGAGCGCGAGGACGTCGTCGAGGCCCCCCCCCGGGGCTCCAGCCCGGTCAAGGTGGACAACTGA